A genomic window from Silene latifolia isolate original U9 population chromosome Y, ASM4854445v1, whole genome shotgun sequence includes:
- the LOC141632366 gene encoding uncharacterized protein LOC141632366 → MKIGVTRTYKICKEHVNGFENIGASLNDCKNFHRDVKYFIHEHDGQLFIEHFKEMTETRKGFYFDYDIDDDGSLRRAIWADNHHKRSVTFCGALIAREDYESFSLDEELETTEFDAIWAEIIEEHGLGANDRLVCEHVWYKGTVGDGTLQRLEDDVYAYTKFHSFKKEAIYSIDTYRTGGFTERDELEVNIVKDSSKGKNFEVAYSPANGMKTIPDDYVVKIWTKECLRFRIFNCNGEGTDNMEIIDGKQTAMSIMWSEVHQTVGLFRGEGVSDVERFSAIIRGFKDKLSPLGEVLNKIQQMEKILNCTATEVVTIFPPKNSKNKGSGKRMMSTKTKALALARKPKRKCKNCKRMTNHDKWNWPNPFSEHTPLCEGSSDQEEDEGEEEEELESEEE, encoded by the exons ATGAAGATAGGAGTAACAAGGACCTACAAAATCTGCAAAGAACACGTGAATGGATTCGAAAACATTGGAGCAAGCTTAAATGATTGTAAGAACTTCCATAGGGATGTTAAATATTTCATTCATGAACATGATGGTCAGTTGTTCATAGAACATTTTAAGGAAATGACTGAAACAAGAAAAGGTTTCTACTTTGACTACGATATTGACGATGATGGCAGCCTACGTAGGGCTATATGGGCTGACA ATCACCATAAACGATCAGTGACGTTTTGTGGAGCTCTAATTGCAAGGGAAGATTATGAGTCATTTAGTTTG GACGAGGAGCTTGAAACAACGGAATTCGATGCTATCTGGGCAGAAATTATTGAAGAGCATGGTCTTGGTGCCAATGATCGATTGGTTTGCGAACACGTGTGGTATAAGGGGACAGTGGGTGATGGCACTTTGCAGAGACTTGAAGACGAT GTGTACGCCTATACAAAATTCCACAGCTTCAAGAAAGAGGCCATATACTCAATTGATACATATAGAACAGGAGGTTTCACTGAGAGAGACGAGCTAGAGGTAAATATTGTCAAAGATTCGTCCAAGGGAAAGAATTTTGAAGTTGCATACAGTCCAG CAAATGGGATGAAGACTATACCAGACGATTATGTTGTAAAAATATGGACGAAAGAGTGTCTCCGATTCAGGATATTCAATTGTAATGGTGAAGGGACAGACAACATGGAAATCATTGATGGAAAACAAACTGCAATGTCAATAATGTGGTCAGAGGTTCATCAGACCGTAGGGCTCTTTCGAGGCGAAGGTGTGTCAGATGTTGAAAGGTTCTCCGCTATAATTAGGGGATTTAAGGATAAGCTATCACCATTAGGGGAGGTATTAAATAAAATTCAACAAATGGAGAAAATTCTGAATTGTACGGCCACTGAGGTGGTGACGATATTCCCACCTAAGAATTCAAAAAACAAGGGTAGCGGTAAAAGAATGATGTCAACCAAAACAAAAGCACTGGCCTTGGCAAGAAAACCCAAGCGCAAGTGTAAGAATTGCAAGAGAATGACAAATCACGATAAGTGGAACTGGCCTAACCCCTTTTCAGAACACACACCATTGTGCGAGGGGTCGTCTGACCAAGAAGAAGatgaaggagaggaggaggaagagttGGAATCAGAAGAAGAATAG